One genomic region from Rosa rugosa chromosome 1, drRosRugo1.1, whole genome shotgun sequence encodes:
- the LOC133724444 gene encoding putative disease resistance protein RGA3: MEFASSIADDVLGRLASHASQQISLAWGAQLKLSKLNNTLSAIKLVLEDAEKKQVRNPLITRWLGNLKDVCHDVDDVLDELDFQKLRLKVEVDNCGKIKGKVRQFFSRWNTVVFNFKIGHKVKEIRERLVEIDNEHRQFALLEFAKIAEDPRAPHQVHDDRRMTTSKVEASNVIGRDDDKKQIIKHLLNDTDFSSEENVSVVSIIGLGGLGKTTLAKLVYNDSMVEENFETKMWICVSNNFDIQTLIRGITNAANGPKCEDESLDLLERKLQDTLRGKKILLVLDDIWDTESIGVTIEKWIDLKTLLNVGANGSKIIITTRNKSVALLVSPLYMHSLKSLSHKDCMSLFIQRAFKKGEEQCYQHLIEIGEDIVKKCGGVPLAVTTVGSMLYLNREQHHWLRVRDDDMWSIGNDNILPALKLSYDALPQHLKPCFAFCSLFPKDYEFDSGFLVPLWIAQGYLKTCKKNEDFEHMGIEYIRQFCSRSLFQVEIDVKTFISFKIHDLVHDLAISVAQVEYSTINFRPSSALEMVRHVSISKKDLLREEAVSYFMLKSKKLRTILVLEDAQIDQCFVKTCISRFKYMRVLNLWGSPLEELPSSIGSLFHLRFLNLSGNSEIKRLPNSISKLLNLETLHLHKCDALEEIPKDIGNLINLRSLTITTQQTYLPKGIRRLTLLQSLHFHGCVNLESLGEEIQFLNNLRTLWISRCNNLESLPPNMKHMTALDTLLIDDCEKLQVMMRSGKGPQRLRSLIIADSSLEALPPWLIEHSADTLQSIYLSECHNLTALPELINFRFLEQLHTEKCSKLSALPQGLHCLTELRGLKIGGCPELSKSCKRQLKGEEWSKMACQVKITLDADDEEDEADNRLADGRIAYLTTRHPRRRR; this comes from the coding sequence atggaGTTTGCCAGCAGCATTGCGGATGACGTCTTGGGTAGGCTAGCTTCACATGCTTCCCAACAGATCTCCTTGGCATGGGGTGCCCAACTTAAGCTCAGCAAGCTCAACAACACCTTATCTGCCATCAAATTAGTGCTCGAGGATGCAGAGAAGAAGCAAGTGAGAAATCCCCTAATCACTCGTTGGTTAGGAAATCTCAAAGATGTTTGTCATGACGTTGATGATGTCTTGGACGAACTGGACTTCCAAAAGCTGCGGTTGAAAGTGGAGGTCGACAACTGTGGGAAGATCAAAGGAAAGGTACGCCAATTTTTTTCCCGATGGAATACAGTAGTGTTTAACTTCAAAATAGGACATAAAGTGAAAGAGATTAGAGAAAGACTAGTTGAAATTGATAATGAACACAGACAGTTTGCTCTCCTTGAGTTTGCTAAGATAGCTGAAGATCCTCGTGCGCCCCATCAAGTGCACGATGACAGGAGGATGACTACCTCTAAAGTTGAGGCTTCAAATGTTATTGGAAGAGATGATGATAAAAAACAGATTATCAAGCATCTCTTGAATGACACTGATTTCTCCAGTGAGGAGAATGTTTCTGTTGTTTCCATAATTGGGTTAGGAGGGTTGGGGAAAACAACACTTGCTAAATTGGTGTACAATGATAGCATGGTAGAAGAAAATTTTGAGAcaaagatgtggatatgcgtcTCAAACAACTTTGATATTCAAACATTAATTCGAGGTATTACTAATGCTGCAAATGGACCAAAATGTGAGGATGAAAGTTTGGatcttttggaaagaaaattgcaAGATACTCTTAGAGGTAAAAAAATTTTATTGGTGTTGGACGATATTTGGGATACAGAGTCGATTGGAGTAACAATTGAAAAATGGATTGATTTAAAAACTTTGTTAAATGTGGGAGCTAATGGAAGCAAAATCATTATAACAACAAGAAATAAATCAGTCGCTTTACTTGTGAGTCCCTTATACATGCATTCTTTAAAAAGTCTTTCCCACAAAGATTGCATGTCCTTGTTCATCCAAAGGGCATTTAAAAAAGGAGAGGAGCAGTGCTATCAACATTTGATAGAAATTGGAGAGGATATTGTGAAGAAGTGTGGTGGTGTTCCTTTAGCGGTAACTACTGTAGGGAGCATGCTCTATTTGAATAGAGAGCAACACCATTGGTTGCGTGTCAGAGATGATGACATGTGGAGTATAGGGAATGACAATATTTTACCTGCACTCAAATTGAGCTATGATGCACTGCCACAACACTTGAAACCGTGTTTTGCATTTTGTTCACTTTTCCCAAAGGATTATGAATTCGACAGTGGCTTCTTGGTTCCATTGTGGATAGCACAAGGATACCTCAAAACATGtaagaaaaatgaagattttGAACATATGGGTATAGAGTATATAAGACAGTTTTGCTCTAGATCTTTGTTTCAAGTTGAGATAGATGTCAAAACATTTATAAGTTTTAAAATACATGATCTAGTTCATGATTTAGCAATTTCAGTGGCACAAGTAGAGTACTCCACAATCAATTTCCGTCCCTCTAGTGCTTTGGAAATGGTTCGACATGTGTCAATATCCAAAAAAGACTTGCTTAGAGAAGAGGCAGTTTCCTATTTCATGCTCAAGTCAAAGAAATTGCGAACCATTCTAGTTCTTGAAGATGCCCAGATAGATCAATGTTTTGTGAAAACATGCATCTCGAGATTTAAATATATGCGGGTGCTAAATCTCTGGGGGTCGCCTCTAGAGGAGCTACCAAGTTCTATTGGTAGTTTGTTTCATTTGAGATTCCTCAACTTGTCTGGTAATAGTGAGATAAAAAGGCTTCCCAATTCCATCAGTAAGCTGCTGAATTTGGAGACCTTGCACCTTCACAAGTGCGACGCACTTGAGGAGATACCCAAAGACATAGGCAACCTGATCAACCTACGAAGCTTGACGATAACAACGCAACAGACGTATTTGCCCAAAGGAATTAGACGCCTCACCTTACTTCAATCTTTACATTTTCATGGATGTGTCAATCTTGAATCTTTGGGCGAAGAGATCCAATTCCTCAACAACCTTCGCACTTTGTGGATTAGCAGGTGTAATAATTTGGAATCCTTGCCACCAAATATGAAACATATGACCGCTTTAGATACTTTGCTTATCGATGATTGCGAGAAGCTTCAGGTGATGATGAGATCAGGGAAAGGTCCCCAACGTCTTCGATCATTGATTATCGCGGATTCAAGTTTGGAGGCTTTGCCCCCTTGGCTCATTGAACATTCTGCAGACACTCTACAGAGCATATATCTTTCTGAATGTCATAATCTCACGGCACTTCCGGAGTTGATAAACTTCCGATTCCTCGAGCAACTACACACTGAAAAATGCTCCAAATTGTCGGCTTTGCCGCAAGGGTTGCATTGCCTTACTGAGTTGAGAGGATTGAAGATTGGAGGGTGTCCTGAATTGAGCAAAAGCTGCAAAAGGCAATTAAAAGGTGAGGAGTGGTCAAAGATGGCATGTCAGGTGAAGATTACACTCGAcgctgatgatgaagaagatgaagccgACAATCGCTTGGCCGACGGTAGGATCGCGTACCTCACAACGCGCCACCCGCGACGACGGCGTTAG